The region GGCACCCAAGGATGCAACTATACTGCACATTGTAGCTTAGTTTTCTATGCTGAGTTATAATACTACAGTGTAAGGACTACAAACATACACAAAGCTAGAGGAAGTTCAGGAGAAACCCTATCATTTTCATAGACCTCCTACAGATATTTTTGCATACTTGGAAAGCTGCTCTATAGCCACCAGGCACAGAAATGACAATACAGATCACAACGAGCACTAGAGATAAAAGGTACAAGCCCTGAGCACTGAAGGGCTCAGACAGGGCTCACAttcatttctctctcttgtTCATTCTCTCCCCCAGGCAACCTAAACCAGAGAGTGTGCACTGACTGGCTGCAAGGATGTCAGCCAGTGTCATGGCAAAATGCCTGGTGGAGGCTTAAGTCTCAACAAAGCCACTTCATTCTTCTCAGAGAGTCAACATCTGTGTCTGTTGTCATCCCGTTGATAGGCGTTGTGATCATTTCTGCCCAGACACCAGTACCCAGAGAGATAAATAGGTACTGAATTCAGCAGACAACAACAAATCACAGCCTTCACAGAGGCTGAATTTCACATCAGGAGTTTCACTCTATCCTGTTTTCTTGGTGAGGAGGAGACAGAGATGCAACTGCTGAAGTAGATCTAGGATTCCTACTGGAACCATAAGAGAAACAGCTGCTCTTGGGAAGTCTAAAAGGAGAGTGAGCAAGTGTTCAATGAAGATTTGGGAAGAAAACTAGCCAGGTACAATCAGGAAGTTGCCAAGTATCACATGACACTGACCAACAGATCTTGAGAGGAACCTCTGCGTGTGCTAGACTTAATCCAGGTATGGAGCCCATAGCATGATTCCCAGCAAAGAATCCCTGAAGGCCAGCTCTGAAGAACAGACTCTCAAGGAACCAGGTTGAGAGAAAACCTCTTTCAGAAATATGCTAGGGTttatgttttgtagaaaaaCGAGTATGAAAGTTTAAACTCAAATGTATTAGCAAGAGTGCAGTCAGCAGGCAAGACATTTCTCACAGCTATTTGGCACTGCTGACACTTGGATACTGTGAAGAGTTTGGGCTCCCAAGTCAAAGAAAGACCTTAACAGACTAGAGAAAATGTCATCCACAGGCCATCAAGATAGACAGAGGCTGGACCACAGAACATAGGAGGGGATGTTAGGCaagctgggtttgttcagcctggggagaaggcagcagaggAGAATCTTACCACTGCCTAGAGCTACCTACCTGTAAGATGCAGAGAAAACTGCACCTGGAGCAGTGTGTTTTAACTGCTGCGTTCGATCTTTGCACAAGAATCTGACTATTTTGAGCACAGGGTTGGACCAGAGATCCCCACAGATTATtgcaacctaaattattctatgactATATGTGCGACTATGCAGGAGGCCTTAACAAAAAGGGGAATACATAACATTTCAGTGAGAGCATCAGAGCAACTTGTTAAAATTGACTCCTATTCACACTGacctgcaatatttttttttataaaatggcCATAGCAACAGGATATTAAATCCTGCTCTCAAACAGGTGTGACTATAGGATTTGCAAAGCCAGTAAAAACTAACTGCCCAGCTACGTGAACTAATTCTCCAAGCACTTCTTATAGAAAACAAGATACAAAAGATACATCAAAGGAAATGCTCTTCTGTAGCCTTGCCCATTTTGTTTGCCAGTTTGCAaggttaaagaaaaattataagATGGAGCAGTCTTTATGACTactattaatttttcattatgacTATTCACATGGGATCATAACAACAGTAACAagctggaagaggaggagaataTTTTTGGAGAAGCAATTGCTGGTGGAGACCTGTCAAACAACAGAGCAGTGGAAAACAGATGAGACACTTGTTCTGCTCAGCAATTAACAAAAATAGTCAGTCATGCAACAGCCACAGCACTGACATTAGGTGAGGGCGGGGGGGAGGTGCATTCAGCTCTAAGAAATAACTCAAAACTGAAACAACAGGGAGAAAAAGTAGCTTCTGCCTCAGAACAAGTAGCTCCTGCTTCCCCCCTGCTGACTGAGATCTAAGGTGGGGAGAGCTCAGGAAGTCCAGTTTAGAGATGTATGTAGATCCACACAGACTTAATTAGAGCAACGATTAAGTCTGATGTGATGACTTCTGTCATCTTCACAAAAATGTGGAGTGCTCAAAGCCAGAGGCTGATAGAAGAGAAAGGATGTTGGGGTCGTTGAGGCAGCAATAAAATGAAAGTGCTTAAAGGTTTCCTCTTCATTTGTCCTAGATTTTACAATTGCTTCCAGCACACCAGCAGAGGACACTTGTCATGCGTGAGCTGCTATCATAGTTCCCACCTGGTCCTCAACTAAGGATGCACCTGAAATGTTGTTTGCTGGAGAcacatttaaatgaaatacCACTGTGCTCTTTTCCTGATGTTATGTATGTTTGCTCCCTACTGAGCAAAAAGGGCAACATAACATTTCAGTGGGCACATCAGGGCAACTTGTTCAAATTGGCTGCAACTGATCATTGTCAGTACCTGAATAGCTGGTATTTACCACGATCAGAGACAACAGACACCACTGGTCAGAAATCTGGTCTGCCTCAATTATCACACTGTCAGTCTTAGTAATCTTAGCAGCAAGATTATCTGCTAGTGCTGACCAAAATGAAATAGAGCTTGGACACCCAGTAACCATCTCTCCTATTTCACCTTGGCTATAATCTCCTCGGAGGAAATGATGGAACAAATGAAAGCTGCAGTTGGCTGTGCACGGCACTCAGATATGGGACAGGTGCAGCTGACAACCATGTTCTGTTCAATGCGAGTCGCAAGATACTCACTCCAACAGGGCTGTgaaggcagaagaggagagaacAGGAGCTGCACCACCTGGGTCATGCCACCCTGGAAGCCCACCCTACCCAGCAGAGGGtgcacaaaaccaccacaaaccaTGGATAAATACTCAAAAGCACAAAGGTGGGAACGTTTGGATCTGAAGGATCACAATAAACAACGGAGCTGAGGAAAAAGAATGTGTGTGATCTGTGAAAATCACCTGAAAACAGCTTCACCACAGCAAATCAACTGCCACCAACTAGGCAGCAGCAATTCCCTACCAAATTACAGGAGCGAAAGACGCCAGGACCTTCACCTTGCAGCAGTAGTGCATGCAGCAGAGGGTTGGTGGCTTCTCAGTAGGACACAGCTGGTTCACACAGACTGGGCAGTGGGTTCCTGGGCTCGGGGGGGGCTGGGCATCCTGTACTTGCAGCCCCGAGGAGATAAGCAGGGTCTCAGGGTTCTCCATATAGCATTGGATCAGGAAATCCACATTCCACCTGCAGTGCATGAGGAGGTGCCGAGCAACATCACTTGGGATGCTCAGAGTATCCTGGACCTGCTGTACTGTCTGGTTCATGAGCACCTTCGCCTCCTCTGGACTAAGTGTGTGCCCCATTGGCACCTGCAGCATTGCCATGAGAAACTCTTCCAACCTGCCTATCCCAGGATTCAACCTGACATGGAAAAATGTGTTATGTCCCTACAGGGTAGACATGCACACCCCTCCACATCTGGTGACATGCATCCCTACCGATACAGGCAGTCTGTGTCATCATCATCCAGAGATGCCTCTGGTGGCCTGCTCTGAAAAACCATCTGTGCCTGGCCCCCAAGAGGTGTTGTGGGTTCAGCAGAGATGTATTCCAAGACATGAGGCCTCTCCTCCTGGCGCCGGAGATAGCCCTGGTTCAGTAAGTACAGGACACAGGACAGCACGTCCACGCTGTGGCAGCAGAAGCTCAGGAACTGCAGCCCTGGACACAACTCGCCCCTCTGACAGGCATCAATCACCTACAGCAGCAAGGAAGCCCCACACTGCAATGCAGTGCAGCACCCAGGAAAACCCCCTCTCCTCCTCAATCCCTCCATACCCTAAACACCAGGTTGTCAATGTGGAGCTGCTTCTCCACCTTGAGGATGCGGGTGATGAGGCAGCAGAGGacattcctcttcctttccaggGTGCTGACATCAGCCCTCTCCACCTGCAGGTACctctgctggggcagcagccTCAGGTGGCGGCCAGAGGCACAGGCCAGGGCTGCTTGGTTCACCTGCAGCACACCTGGAGCCAGCACCCAGCCCGGGTCAGCCAGGCCCTGAGCTGGGCCCTGAAGGAGCCCCAGGACACACGTGGGGCTGCTGGACCCAGCCATGGGCCTCCTGCTGCGGCCTTCACAGGTGTCGGCCCCATCCCTGTTCCCCACATGTGGCCCCAAGCAACAGTGACACCCACCACCCCTGGCCCTGTTCCCCAACCCTGCACACACACCCGAGACCGACCCACGCTGATACACACCCCACACGTGGCCCCAAGACCAGCCCCACACACAACCCCCAGCCCCCAACTTGAAAGACAgacctgcaccccaaacacCCACAGACCCACCCCAGCCCACTCGCTTCCCCTACAAGCTCTGGTATGctcaccccagcacccccaggggCGCCCAGCCCCACACCCACCTCCTGGCGTGCAGCTCCGCACCAGGACGCCCTCGCCGTGGGTCAGCGGTGTCAGCGCAtggtgcagcagctcagcagggagCCCGGTGGCCTGCAGCAGGGCCTccacagccacctcctgcaGGAGGGCATGGAAAGGAATGGCCGGCCAAGCCCCACCAAACAAGGGGGGCCTCTGCCCCAAACACCCCCGCACACCCCACCAGAAGGGAGGGAACAACCCTGCtgtgctccagcacccaccgCAGCACCAGCTCCTACCTCAGCACTGTTGAAGCACAGCAGGATGTACATCTGCAGGGTGGACACGTGGAGGACGCAGTCTCCAAACTGCAGCTCGGCGTGGCCCAGCCATGTCCACTGCAGCCGCCGAGGCTTTGAGCActcccagcccagctggctCTGGCCTGCCAGAGACGGCATCAGCGCAGGGCTggggccagctctgctgggcactCCCAGCGcttcccagcactgctgctgccgctggctGAGCTGCTGAGGGGCAGGCTGGGCACCACGAGACCCCCCGCACACCCACGGCCGCCACACTCACTCCGcctgcagaaggcagcaaacTCATCCAGGGGGGAcctcagagcagctgggaaaaaCCTCCCAGGTTCATCCATGTAGCAGAATGGGGACACAGGCCAGCAGCGTGGGGACAGGGCCAGCACCTTCACCTCTGGCACATCTGCCACCGaggctgtccccagcacctggACATGAGGGCAGCTCAGCACAGGCCCCGGGATCCCTGTGAGGAACGTGggcagcctcctgctctccccacccCACCGGCACGCTCACCTCGTCCAGGCCCGTGTCCAGCTCCACCAGCCACttgtcctgctcctgcagccggAAGAGGTAAAACTGCTGCTGGAGCTCCTCTGACTCGGCCAAGTTCCTCAGCATCTCCTGGGGGAAGCGGCTGGGGAAGCACAGCCCAATCTGCTCCACGACAGCTCCTTCCAGCCAAGACAGCCCTTGCGCCAGGAGCCGGTCCCCCAGGTAGTGCCTGCCACAGGCCACAGGGTCAGGTCAGGAGCCAGCCCGAGCCCTGTGGCCACCAGCCACCCACCAGCAGAGATGGCCTCAGCCCTCTCCGTGCCAGGCTAGGCAGCACCCGTCTCCCTTCCCTGTCACCAGCAGGGAATGTGCCTCCACAGCCTGGCAGCGCCCACAGGCCCTCACAgcctttcccctccccacacCAGAGATGGGAAAAGCAAGCGGGAGCATCACAGCCACACCAGCCCAGGCTCAGCCACAGCCCCAGTGCCACCTGCACCTCCCTCGCCACGCCACACCAGCCCTCTGGTGCTGTGGAGACATGGCACCCTCACCGGTAGAAGTGCTCGAAGGTGTGAGCAAGCTCCAGGCCACTGAAGACAACAAAGGGCTCCAGgatctgctgcagctgctgcaatgGGCCcatgctgcctgcagccccctgcagctcctggatcTTCCTGTCCAGGTAGCGGGCAAACTGCTCGCTCACCTGCAGAGGAACAGGGCTGGTGCAGAGGGGGCTCACCGGGCGCCAAGGCCGGGCTGGGGAAAAGTCCCTGGGGGGAACAGCCAGGAAACCCTGGGGCTCTTGGGCAGGGGCCAAGGGTGTGCAGGCACCAGCCCAGGACAGCACACAAGCACTCACAGCTGGGTACCATCCAGGGCCACCACAGGACTAGGTTCCATGACCTGACTGGGGGGCTAAGACACCCCCCACCCGGAGCTCACCCAAGGCTGTGGGCCAGGGCAGCCTCCCAGGCAGTGCCAGCGGCTGGTGACACTGGGGCCCGGCACTGGTGCCACGCTCCCTTGACTCACGTGCAGGGTGGCGAGGAAGGAGAGTTGCAGCAAAGCCCCTGCAAAGCCCTGGCCCAGGGCCAGCATGAAGGCGGCCTGCTGCCCAAAGAGCTCCTCCGTGGCCCCACGCAGGCGCTGGTACAGCCCACAGTATCGCTCCACGAGGTctggtgcctgccctgccaccTCCAAGAACCCCTgcacctgcggggaggcagcaCGACAGGGGTGAGCCCCACAGTGGGACGCGCCTGTGCCCTGCGGGAAcctccacagccccagccctgctctgccgaCACCGGCTGCCTGGGTCCTGGCCAGAGGCCAGCTGGAGGCCCTGGTGCTGTCAGGGGCTGCTGAGCACTTGGGgtgaggagggagcagagcccgaggGCTCAGCAGAGGCTGCGGCGGCAGGACAGAAGTGCAGCAGCCACCCAGCAGGAATAAGTTGCCCAACGCTGGACCCATCTCCCAGCCCGGGCACAAGGGCCAGGCTGATGTCTGAGCCCTGCCCGGGTGGCAAGTGCAGCAGGGCTGTCCCCATGCCCCTCCAGGCCCTGCAGAGGCCAGGTACAGCCCCGCACCCCCCCCACTATCCCAGGGCACCACCAGGCCCTGCTCTCCACTCTTCACaacacctgcccagcacacagtCCCACATGCCCTTTCTGGCCTCACAACTGGCTGTCCAAGCTCTACCTGCTGCTGCACCACACCACGCCAGCACCGCGAGATGCCCCACAGGCTGCTCGACCTCTCCACCGCTGCCTTTGCAGCTCTGGCTGGCACCTCCTTGTTCTTCCTCTCCTGCCCGCCTGCCAAGGGACAGCCCTGGGCTCAGTGTGGCTCTGTGCGCAGGCTCCACACAGCAACCACAGCagcctccccctctccccaagGGGCAGAGAAGATGCCGGGGAGGCATGGCCGCGATGGGGGCACAGCCACCATTCTTCCCCAGCTCAAGAGCCACAGGACTCTCCTTAGAGCTCCCAGGCAGATCCCCACAGCCACAGCCCAGCACCCGGGACCACCATCCCCCAGCTCCATGGGAGGGCAGCCCCTCACTCACCAGCTGCTCTCGCCTCCTctggctctgtgctgctggggtcCACATGCACCAGGAGTTGGGTCAGGCGCCGCACACGGGAACCAAAGACAGCACTGCGGCTGGTGGCACGGCGGGGCAGCTCCACACTCTCCAGGTACTCCCTCAGCAGCCAGGCCAGGGCGCTGATGCCTTCGGGGTCTGCGAGGCCAACCAGACTCAAAGCGGGGTGCCTCAGCCTGAGGCACAGTGTGGATGGGCCCGGGAGAGCACAGGGTACCTGGGCTAGTGATGCTCTCCACCAAGGGGCTCACCAGGGCCTCCCAGCACGTCCTGCCCAAGGCCTGGGCTGCCTCATCGTCAGGAAGGAAGCGGTCGGCAAAGCCCTGCTCGTGCCGCAGAGCCTGGTTCAGcctgcaacagcagctgggcAGCACACAGTGGGGGACTGCAAGGTGGCCCCGGCCCTCTGGGACTGCTGGCGGCCAGGAGAAGCCAGAGTCCCTCCCTGTCCAGCTGGGACACCcggctgctcctctcccagcccTACGGTCCCCCTTGCGGGCTGCCACCACCATCCCCCCAGGCCCTGGGACGCTGGGGTCATGATGACACAGTCGGGAGACAACTCACCGGCCAAAGAGCTGCAGTAGTCGTCCCCGGTCCCGGCAGATCTCCTGGCACCAAGCATGAGCCTGAACAGTGTAGAAGAGGAACGTTCGCCAGCACAGCTGCTCCCTGAAGACTGGCCAGAACGTGGGCTTGGGACCCAGCACCTCGATGCCACGCACACGTGTGTCAATGCCGCCCTACAGGAAAGTGTGACCCTTagctcctccagcctgtccccgACACCCTACACTGCCAGTTCGTCGCCTCCTGCTCCCCTACCTGCTGGCACCGCTTCACTCGGATCTGGATGACGGGCCAGAAGCGGGTCATGTTCTCCAGCAGGACCACTCTGCTGTCTGAAGGCAGGATGGTCACCTGCAGGCAGACAGTGAGCTCTCAGCACGCCAGGCGGCGAGCACCAGTCACCCTGCGTGCTCCCCAGTCACCCCACATTACAGCCATGAGGTGtgtcccccagcagccccgACACAGCCAAAGGGTGCCCCCGGCAGGGCCCCATTCATGGCTCACAGCCCCAGCgcaggctgggctgcagggctgccccTACCCAGGTCTCCAGCTCCCGTTGCCTACAGCCAGGAGGAGgctcccacagcagctcctgctggcccCAGCTCCCTATGGGCCCCATGGCCAGGGCAACACCTTCACAGGGCACAGCAAGGACCAGCCCACTGCTCCCGTGGGGCCCCATGGCCAGAGCAGCCTGTGCCAAACTCACTGTGTTCAGCTCGGTTCTGATGGTGGTTGGGCTGTCACCCCCCAGCACCACGACACGGGCCGGCATGTAGCTGGAGTCCTCGCTGGCCACCAGCATGCTCatctccctgcagcacagcaaacaTGGTGCTGCCAAGCTGTCCCCACCCCCCTGCCCtggcccctgccagccccacacacTGCTGCCCACATCCAGCAGCCCCCAGGATGGGGACCACTGGGGCAGGGCTCACACAGAGCCTCCAAAGCCCTCTCCTCCTTGTACAGCTGCTGGCCCTCCTGGCCCCAAGGCCTCCCAGCCCCGCTGAGCCAGCCCCACCTGACCAGCACCCCACACTGCATGTGCACAGTGATGAAGTGGGAGCCGGTGCTGCCATTTGACTCCCAGTAGGTCTTGGGGTTCCTGTCTGTCAGCTTGCTGGCCCGGTGGGGGTTGGAGGACACCTGCACCTTCTCCCAGCACTTGTCCTCCTTCGCCTCCACGCTGGAGCCTGTGGGGAGCGCACATGGAGCCTCCAGCCGCCTGGCCAGCACATACCAGGCACAGGGCTCCAGATCCCACTCCCTGCTGTCAGTCACCTCGGCACAGGTTGCGCAGAAAGACATCAAAGAAGGGGATGCTGATGGGCTGCTGGCTCCGGCGGTGCTCCTCTATCTGCCCCAACACCAGCTATGGGATGGGTGAGGCTCTTACCAGGGGCCCTGGGTCCTCCTCCCCTTGCCCAccacagggctggggcaggcagggagcagacGGCTGCCCCTCAGTGCCAGGGACGGCTGGATGCCGCAGGACCCAGAGGCCCAGTGCAGCCGGGCCTTCCCAGGCCTACCTGAATGCAGCCAGCCAAGATGCTGGTTGTCAGCTTCCTGCAGAGGCTGCTGTACTTCTCACAGTCGGTCACCAGGTCGAGCAGGGCTGGTGCCAGTGACGGGGCTGTGCGGTGCTTGTCCAGGGCTTTGGCCAGAGCCTCACGAGAGCCCGCATGGCACATCACCGCAGCACAGTCCTTGCTGGCACTGGCCAGGCGGTGCAGGAAGCCCACAACCTCCTGCACCACCTGCTGAGCGGCAGCCATGAGTGGCCAGGCTGGCACCAGGagccctccagccccagcagcggGTGCTGCAGGGCTCCATCCCCCTCACCCTGACACTGCAGCGGGGCTCGCCAGAGCCCAGCCGGGCATAGCACTGGGCACACTGGCCACGAGGATGCGGCCATGGCCAGGATGGCCACTGCCCCCCTCTCCCAGCGCGTTAGCCATGGCACACTGAACTCCAGCAGGCAGGGACCTGCTTCACCAACACTGGGCCCAGCCAAcgcacagcacagccaccaaagctgcccctgcccgccggGAGTCCCGCAGCCTCCTTACCTCCCCATCGCTGCTGTgcgcactcagggagaacaaaCAGGGCTCCACACACTCGTGCCAGGGCAGCACATCCTCCTGGTAACCCTCCAGGAACTTGTTCAGGATCCTGAGTGACAGGGGGCCAACTCAAGCTGGGGCACAGACAGCAGTGCCAGGGGGAGCCCTGCTCCCTACCCCTCTGACAAAGCCAGCACTCCACATGGACCGGGAGCCAAGGCTCCCCAGGCATCTCGGACACCACACCAGCACCCAGGCATCTGCTGCACTGCCCTGGCGTGTCCCAAACAGCATCCAGGCATGTGCTGCTCTGTCCCACGTGGCACCATGCCCTGGGACACCCCAATCAGCACCTGTGGATGTGCTGGGGTGCACCTACCCTGGCCCACAGTCAAAAGTTGAACAGCCCCACCAGCACCGACACATGTGCTGTGTCCTGCAAACATCGCCATGAGCACTCACACCTGCTGCAGAGGACCCAGACCCCCCAAGGATGCTCAGGGACCCACCTGAGGATGCTCAAGCTCATGGCCTTCTCTGTCCCCAGCAGCTTCAAGCTGCgcagcagcagcctgaagcACCCGTGGTCCTGCAGCAGCCGGGCTGCCTCACCAGAGGGGACAGGACCTTCGGCACAGAGCTGCCGCTCCAGGaccaccaccacctccttgGACAAGGTGCTGTTGTcccccaggctgcccagcagtGTCTGCATGTCCCCCAGGCCCAGTGGCACCTCTCTGCCTGCCAGGACAGGGACATACAGGCCTGGCCCAGGCACTCACAGGAGCCATGCCATGGGGTGCTCTGCCCCACAGGCGAGGCAAGCCGTGCCCACTGCGTCCCGGGGCCGGGGCACAGTGGGGCTTTGGGTGCACGGTACCTGCCATCTCCAGGCACAGAGGTAGCCGGTGCTCTGCCAGGCGGTTGATGGTGCTGAGGGCCAGCATGGCCTGAGGGCAGCCAGTGCTCTGCTtgtcccaccagcagctctgcagcaccgTGTGGAGGTCACAGCTCaccagctgctctgccaggcCCCGGTGGCCGTCAATCAGCATGTTCACCACCAGCAACCCATTCTGCACGCCTGAGGAgcccctgcagggacagagccaTGCAggtgccttcctccccccagcacagagcctcCCCTGCACCCACAAGCCACCTGCCTGCCTTGCCCAACTCTCAACACAGAGGGTCCCCCCGCCCCCAGCCACTGCCCTCGCTCTGCCCCTACCCTGGCACCCTCTGCATGGTGCTCATGGCAGCAGGGATGGCACTCAGCAGGCTTGCCGAGCCCTCGCTGGAAGCAGAGCCGATGCTGGCAAAGATCTCTCGCATCATCTGCATGTCAGCCTGGTTCAGGGGCAAGACCTTCCCACTGGTGCCTTCTGGCTCGCCAGCCACAGCTCCCACCAGCACCTTCAGGGCCTGCAAGGTCCAAGCAATCAGAAGGGCAGTGGGCATCTTCGCCACACCTGGGCAAGCCAGTGCCCTTCCTGCCCGCCTCCAGCATATCCTCTGCCACACTCACCGCCAGGCCGGCCTGCtgcaccagggcagaggaggCGTGCTGCTGCATGCCTGCCAGCACGGCCCACACACCACCCTCCGTGGCAAATGCCATGCGCCAGTCGTAT is a window of Columba livia isolate bColLiv1 breed racing homer chromosome 3, bColLiv1.pat.W.v2, whole genome shotgun sequence DNA encoding:
- the LOC102093755 gene encoding cullin-9 isoform X7, coding for MGLERPERKPGFSAAAIAERGSKKIPSWLLANSKAGTIEGTFPAMVNERHNGNLLVHLGPKLQAYPQELLRQRRGQDGQPEYLIQWSIVSLEERAVGGNGASCAETKPENISMWMSAEEVCATCPTLLGKRKLEGQWVKEEKAASPFTADVPVDEASLLEMKADVRSLVQRARRQMSKSGSPESFILNTIHVLSAYASIGSLASAFKETGALDLLMKMLCHKEKQIRHSAGNMLRALASHDAGSRAYVLLSLSQQDGIEQHMDFDSRYTLLELFAETTSSEEHHMSFEGIHIPQIPGKLLFILVKHYLCVTSLLDKLSSDLEQGGQQQDCAVPSLFPEERSRVKQEFEFSMAMANLILELVHVMGWDHGHKPEPLPRQELQPRTTRSIFQHGATSSTAAQMPGLNSNHGPHKKQGCAFLTSSDFADRSGYMEYLRANLRRGMRVRLLEDCGGVRAGEEGECLQNTNSMHTVQVLWQSTGQTYWMRWHMLEIIGFGDQWEDPAAQEKERSLIESSNLDTVAQPFFCKPFGVLYSLPYLREQPSKASEVLSRSEWWELLFFVKKLEAQGQKEIICLIQQDQGEQLSEVDEEALIQLSVPVELAQKVLRVLEKKCQRSIQRDLRGSHIYTKYFLGRRAEQDARLNTAVSSEGAGCRSTDPEITMAKAAKEELSASTVPPHALAAVAKSDSQLFNELLEREGLFFPEVPEEQIRVLGSSDEASERGSLAKMAAVVDVIQSSSSELGLCLAGLKHIMKILEEEPEPRVSKVQGGLGTRSVGEKLVKAVVELLSTEVAEKALVAVTLRLLAILMMKYDWRMAFATEGGVWAVLAGMQQHASSALVQQAGLAALKVLVGAVAGEPEGTSGKVLPLNQADMQMMREIFASIGSASSEGSASLLSAIPAAMSTMQRVPGGSSGVQNGLLVVNMLIDGHRGLAEQLVSCDLHTVLQSCWWDKQSTGCPQAMLALSTINRLAEHRLPLCLEMAGREVPLGLGDMQTLLGSLGDNSTLSKEVVVVLERQLCAEGPVPSGEAARLLQDHGCFRLLLRSLKLLGTEKAMSLSILRILNKFLEGYQEDVLPWHECVEPCLFSLSAHSSDGEQVVQEVVGFLHRLASASKDCAAVMCHAGSREALAKALDKHRTAPSLAPALLDLVTDCEKYSSLCRKLTTSILAGCIQLVLGQIEEHRRSQQPISIPFFDVFLRNLCRGSSVEAKEDKCWEKVQVSSNPHRASKLTDRNPKTYWESNGSTGSHFITVHMQCGVLVREMSMLVASEDSSYMPARVVVLGGDSPTTIRTELNTVTILPSDSRVVLLENMTRFWPVIQIRVKRCQQGGIDTRVRGIEVLGPKPTFWPVFREQLCWRTFLFYTVQAHAWCQEICRDRGRLLQLFGRLRHPALSLVGLADPEGISALAWLLREYLESVELPRRATSRSAVFGSRVRRLTQLLVHVDPSSTEPEEARAAGGQERKNKEVPARAAKAAVERSSSLWGISRCWRGVVQQQVQGFLEVAGQAPDLVERYCGLYQRLRGATEELFGQQAAFMLALGQGFAGALLQLSFLATLHVSEQFARYLDRKIQELQGAAGSMGPLQQLQQILEPFVVFSGLELAHTFEHFYRHYLGDRLLAQGLSWLEGAVVEQIGLCFPSRFPQEMLRNLAESEELQQQFYLFRLQEQDKWLVELDTGLDEVLGTASVADVPEVKVLALSPRCWPVSPFCYMDEPGRFFPAALRSPLDEFAAFCRRSQSQLGWECSKPRRLQWTWLGHAELQFGDCVLHVSTLQMYILLCFNSAEEVAVEALLQATGLPAELLHHALTPLTHGEGVLVRSCTPGGVLQVNQAALACASGRHLRLLPQQRYLQVERADVSTLERKRNVLCCLITRILKVEKQLHIDNLVFRVIDACQRGELCPGLQFLSFCCHSVDVLSCVLYLLNQGYLRRQEERPHVLEYISAEPTTPLGGQAQMVFQSRPPEASLDDDDTDCLYRLNPGIGRLEEFLMAMLQVPMGHTLSPEEAKVLMNQTVQQVQDTLSIPSDVARHLLMHCRWNVDFLIQCYMENPETLLISSGLQVQDAQPPPSPGTHCPVCVNQLCPTEKPPTLCCMHYCCKPCWSEYLATRIEQNMVVSCTCPISECRAQPTAAFICSIISSEEIIAKYEKALLRGYVECCSNLTWCTNPQGCDQILLKDGLGYGAACSKCSWISCFNCNFPEAHYPASCSHMSQWVDDDGYYEGMTSEAQSKHLAKLISKHCPSCQAQIEKNEGCLHMTCAKCNHGFCWRCLKPWRPTHKDYYNCSAVVSKAAWQEKRFQDYNERCIFHHHGREFAMSLRNRVSSISVMPKIRTLTFVLDACKMLEQARKVLAYSCVYSYYNQDTESMDIVEQQTESLELHTNALQILLEETLLQHQDLDSSLQLLKAEHFSAGLELVHQIKQRLFAVLWQSTQQDFRVGLQTLADPGQRNVKLSNVSSSASACVGPKHTISCDSPNLEEGGKESEEEEYEPQWQEDYDEDDDLDEDNFLFGNESDNLDCDSYFDDDDAYD